In Synechococcus sp. UW69, a single genomic region encodes these proteins:
- a CDS encoding response regulator transcription factor: protein MSPEPNRLLIVDDDPELLRFLIDELSSAGHQCIGCDTGQDALLRWRQEQFDLVVLDWTLPDFSGVELCRRLRSSGNTTPVLMLTARDDVDERVQSLDAGVDDYLTKPFNLKELHARVRARLRRGGYEQEARGEASGIALGDLLLDPIERRVERGERSIALSQREFELLLFLVRNADAVQSRQTILDAVWGAPFVGDPNTLDVYMGYLRKKVEVKGTAQLLHTVRGVGFMARVGDPKS, encoded by the coding sequence GTGAGCCCGGAGCCGAACCGGCTGCTGATCGTCGATGACGACCCGGAACTGCTGCGGTTCCTGATCGACGAACTCAGCAGCGCCGGCCATCAGTGCATCGGCTGCGACACCGGCCAGGACGCTCTGCTGCGTTGGCGCCAGGAACAGTTCGATCTGGTGGTGCTGGATTGGACGCTGCCGGACTTCTCGGGAGTGGAGCTCTGCCGCCGGCTGCGCAGCAGCGGCAACACCACACCGGTGTTGATGCTCACCGCCCGCGACGATGTGGACGAGCGGGTTCAGTCCCTCGATGCGGGGGTGGACGACTACCTGACCAAGCCGTTCAACCTCAAGGAACTGCACGCCAGGGTGCGGGCCCGGCTGCGCCGTGGCGGCTACGAACAGGAGGCACGAGGAGAGGCCAGCGGCATTGCCCTCGGAGATCTGCTGCTGGATCCGATCGAACGCCGCGTGGAGCGGGGCGAGCGCAGCATTGCTCTCTCCCAGCGGGAATTTGAGCTGTTGCTGTTCCTGGTGAGAAATGCGGATGCTGTGCAATCGCGCCAAACGATTCTGGATGCCGTGTGGGGTGCGCCGTTCGTTGGCGACCCCAACACCCTCGACGTCTACATGGGCTACCTGCGCAAGAAGGTGGAAGTCAAAGGGACTGCGCAGTTGCTCCACACGGTGCGCGGCGTGGGCTTCATGGCGCGGGTGGGCGATCCGAAATCCTGA
- a CDS encoding sensor histidine kinase KdpD, which produces MALRSLPSLRLWLQSTSLLAVVAGYAALFAFGSFLADAERSDRHQRLVDQIRRDLGTGALSLPLPHAFGVQAALVPDDVPDQSPTLRRIDETYWLTSRSTLPALGVSHAVLEVRQNVTASIQAQRRDQLLLIAAGGGSLLLVSLLFRLVLWRGLIKPLQLLADELSSMSADSLGQRSLDPLGQSRELQPIVQAFNQLQARLAAAWQRERRFVDGVAHELRTPITVISSHAQRLQAAPSQNSPAAVALIAAEAKRLGELIAVMLDFARVDAGRLALAVDDLDPEALLLQAFERLQGLAPERLQLAPSVEGDLPCIRADADRVHQCLAALVDNALRYSEGSVQLGVSASPNGVTLHVRDQGPGIPVAERDQVLERFARGSTASGIQGSGLGLAIVNDLMRAMQGELLIGDAPGGGADLQLRFRISDRPPAP; this is translated from the coding sequence GTGGCGCTCCGCTCTCTTCCGTCCCTGCGTCTCTGGTTGCAATCCACGTCATTGCTGGCGGTCGTGGCGGGATATGCAGCGCTCTTCGCTTTTGGTTCCTTCTTGGCGGATGCTGAACGGTCGGATCGCCACCAGCGGTTGGTGGATCAGATTCGCAGGGATTTAGGCACTGGTGCACTTTCGTTGCCTCTGCCCCATGCCTTCGGTGTACAAGCGGCTTTGGTCCCTGATGATGTTCCCGATCAATCTCCGACGTTGCGTCGGATTGACGAGACCTACTGGTTGACCAGTAGAAGCACACTTCCTGCTCTTGGTGTCAGCCACGCGGTGTTGGAGGTGCGCCAGAACGTCACGGCGTCGATCCAAGCCCAACGCCGGGATCAACTCCTTCTGATTGCCGCAGGGGGTGGGTCTCTCTTGCTTGTGTCGTTGTTGTTCCGTTTGGTGCTGTGGCGTGGTCTTATCAAGCCTTTGCAGTTGCTGGCTGATGAGCTCTCCTCTATGAGCGCCGACTCGCTTGGTCAACGATCTTTAGATCCCTTGGGACAGTCACGCGAATTGCAGCCGATTGTCCAAGCTTTCAATCAGCTGCAAGCCCGCTTGGCGGCGGCATGGCAGCGCGAACGTCGCTTCGTTGATGGGGTCGCCCATGAACTGCGCACGCCGATCACCGTGATCTCCAGCCATGCCCAGCGTCTTCAGGCTGCGCCCTCGCAGAACTCACCAGCGGCAGTGGCGTTGATCGCTGCTGAAGCCAAACGGCTGGGTGAACTGATCGCGGTGATGCTCGACTTTGCCCGCGTCGATGCCGGGCGACTCGCCTTGGCTGTGGACGATCTCGATCCCGAGGCGTTGCTGTTGCAAGCGTTCGAACGCCTGCAGGGTCTGGCGCCGGAGCGTCTGCAATTGGCACCGTCTGTGGAAGGAGATCTGCCCTGTATCCGCGCTGATGCCGATCGGGTGCACCAATGCCTGGCCGCCTTGGTGGACAACGCCCTGCGCTACTCCGAGGGTTCGGTGCAGTTGGGGGTCTCGGCATCCCCCAATGGCGTCACTCTGCATGTGCGTGATCAAGGGCCCGGCATTCCCGTCGCAGAACGCGATCAGGTGTTGGAACGCTTTGCCCGCGGGAGCACAGCCAGTGGCATCCAGGGCAGTGGCCTGGGCCTGGCGATCGTGAACGACTTAATGCGAGCGATGCAGGGCGAGCTGCTGATTGGCGATGCTCCGGGCGGTGGAGCCGATCTGCAGTTGCGCTTCAGGATTTCGGATCGCCCACCCGCGCCATGA
- a CDS encoding type IV pilin protein: MVVMSAPTVHINNQNPLTMTSLNSKLQLAMLNRKKSRNPLEKGFTLVELMIVIVIVGVLSAVALPNFLGQTNKAKGTEARSQISSIIKGAAASYLEGGDTKVNTDITNGTAGNGPCSLWGAPGATVTKFDYTCVNGANGLKVTATGNANDTNLQSAVIVHDVDLSTGIVTPNNTETSQMFGGALADPV; the protein is encoded by the coding sequence ATGGTTGTCATGTCGGCACCAACGGTGCACATCAACAACCAAAATCCATTAACGATGACTTCCCTCAATTCCAAGCTGCAGCTGGCAATGCTCAACCGAAAGAAGAGCCGCAACCCACTCGAAAAGGGCTTCACGCTGGTGGAGCTGATGATCGTGATTGTGATTGTTGGCGTTCTTTCAGCCGTTGCACTGCCAAATTTCCTGGGGCAAACCAATAAAGCCAAAGGCACAGAAGCCCGTTCTCAAATCTCAAGCATCATCAAAGGTGCAGCGGCGTCATACCTGGAAGGAGGAGACACCAAGGTCAATACTGATATCACGAATGGCACCGCTGGAAATGGCCCATGCTCACTGTGGGGCGCTCCAGGAGCCACGGTGACAAAATTTGATTACACATGCGTCAATGGAGCTAATGGACTGAAGGTCACCGCAACAGGCAACGCCAATGACACCAACCTGCAGAGTGCAGTGATCGTTCATGATGTTGACCTGTCGACAGGAATTGTCACACCAAACAACACCGAGACGTCTCAAATGTTTGGAGGAGCATTGGCCGATCCTGTCTGA
- a CDS encoding type IV pilin protein: MKILRNTNKRSAGFTLMEMLVTVSLVGILSSVALPNYLNQMNRTRQNEAASTISQIQTTIAAYADEFGLLPTSWAELNDTSAVMTDNGPATANNFETITLAGGYYNVTISNTDNLFTITATRSETPNLNIIACVNLSNGASSINQGTQAAAATAPNCG, from the coding sequence ATGAAGATTTTACGGAACACAAACAAAAGATCTGCAGGATTCACCCTAATGGAGATGCTCGTAACTGTTTCACTTGTTGGAATTCTCAGCTCAGTGGCTCTACCGAACTATCTCAATCAAATGAACCGAACAAGGCAAAATGAAGCAGCTTCAACAATCTCCCAGATCCAAACCACCATCGCAGCCTATGCCGATGAATTTGGACTCTTACCAACAAGCTGGGCTGAACTCAACGACACCAGCGCAGTCATGACAGACAATGGACCAGCGACAGCGAATAACTTTGAGACCATCACTCTTGCTGGCGGGTATTACAACGTGACCATTTCAAATACTGACAACCTCTTCACCATCACAGCCACACGCTCTGAAACCCCCAATCTCAACATCATTGCCTGCGTGAATCTCAGCAATGGCGCCAGTAGCATCAATCAAGGTACACAAGCCGCCGCCGCGACAGCCCCAAACTGCGGATAA
- a CDS encoding Tfp pilus assembly protein FimT/FimU, producing MTKTENGFSLLEMLVGIAIITIGLSATIPSYMRNMRQGEVDRYTQQLEAGFFGLRAKLGRQKTSCTLKFDQNGLDNFVAPTDLVEMQKYPGRIECCNSDIEAAGQASGCANGPEIGALLAQGQPAEEQPKIIRERSLRLLDQEGTPESQAVEVAVNLRRYELTPPGTSTMSDDLIFLIRSTNTQGQRLRTRCLQISGTGTVIRASWDASSSRCEK from the coding sequence ATGACAAAAACAGAAAACGGCTTTTCGCTACTCGAAATGCTTGTGGGAATAGCAATTATTACAATCGGCTTATCAGCCACAATTCCCTCTTATATGCGGAACATGCGCCAGGGAGAAGTAGATCGCTACACCCAACAATTGGAGGCAGGATTTTTCGGACTTAGAGCTAAGCTTGGTCGACAGAAGACCAGTTGCACGTTGAAATTCGACCAGAATGGACTGGATAATTTTGTTGCTCCAACTGACTTGGTAGAAATGCAAAAATACCCTGGGCGAATTGAATGCTGCAACAGTGATATTGAAGCAGCAGGCCAAGCCAGCGGGTGTGCCAATGGGCCGGAAATTGGTGCATTACTAGCACAAGGCCAACCAGCAGAAGAACAACCCAAAATCATCCGCGAGCGATCCTTACGCCTCCTCGACCAAGAAGGAACACCAGAATCGCAAGCGGTGGAGGTGGCTGTGAATCTCCGTCGCTATGAGCTCACGCCTCCGGGAACGAGCACGATGTCGGATGACCTGATTTTTCTAATCCGATCGACCAACACCCAGGGACAACGACTGCGCACACGCTGCCTGCAAATATCAGGAACTGGAACTGTCATCCGCGCCAGTTGGGACGCTTCATCATCAAGGTGCGAGAAATAA
- a CDS encoding VWA domain-containing protein, producing the protein MKSRTLLAHIPQKPEKNGFAGMSELVIAAGVGTLLIMASGVALQSTGTLIKQSEEKTTLRQNSTNGLRLLRSEVERSMHLVINKTEAFTEEQAHINLSDSRYTSLLDECNQLAGARPFKPLFGVKMVELNKPVLYGMSLRSGGYTIERCGAPLDPDGKYNETANVFLSRVLEDIGAIPCRKESELNEGESLATVCEEDGPTRAEILNSTDFTFTAGKTPSRTERQPGLRIETDTNYKLVKFIDPTETGEGQNEDTITESFINKLGVGDKQVTYQPLYFTAFARADKRVDNFGEGDQGGPLNGAFFQNIASSNVRFVLDGSGSMSACVMWGDGYGAWRTFYDPNKKRYRDTRKICALTRMEALISEMTMILEQLPDNTNIGIAAFSSGSYQNNKEWAESSDGLVRLGDAGKRDSALAFVNSLDAGKVSRWGGTDPWLSIENVFNDKQTDTLYLLTDGEPDQDPDGGDWKNNDHEPTAIKYAEFNNNRSYGGKDQPLIVNTTSVDLKSNWLMKLSELTRGTYLEVGKDNNGHGNNLGDCDPSNPSANFDHCNDADDIELNGGQTP; encoded by the coding sequence ATGAAATCAAGAACCTTGCTTGCCCATATCCCTCAAAAACCAGAGAAAAATGGCTTTGCAGGCATGAGTGAATTGGTGATTGCTGCAGGGGTCGGAACACTCTTAATCATGGCCTCTGGGGTAGCACTGCAATCCACTGGAACACTTATTAAGCAGTCCGAAGAAAAAACAACACTCCGTCAAAACTCAACCAATGGCCTGCGATTACTACGTTCAGAAGTTGAACGAAGCATGCACCTTGTGATCAACAAGACAGAAGCCTTTACAGAAGAGCAAGCCCATATCAATCTAAGCGACAGTCGGTATACATCACTGCTAGATGAATGCAATCAGTTGGCTGGGGCCCGACCCTTCAAACCGCTTTTCGGAGTGAAAATGGTCGAGCTCAATAAACCCGTTTTATACGGCATGAGTTTGAGATCAGGTGGTTACACCATTGAGCGATGCGGAGCACCACTGGATCCGGATGGAAAATACAACGAAACGGCGAATGTTTTCCTTTCTCGCGTCCTGGAAGACATCGGCGCCATTCCCTGCCGCAAGGAAAGCGAACTCAATGAAGGTGAAAGCCTGGCCACCGTGTGTGAAGAGGATGGTCCGACTAGGGCTGAGATTCTGAACAGCACGGATTTCACCTTCACGGCAGGCAAAACACCAAGCCGAACGGAGCGTCAACCCGGACTACGCATTGAAACCGACACCAACTACAAATTGGTGAAATTCATTGACCCGACGGAAACTGGCGAGGGTCAAAATGAAGATACCATCACCGAAAGCTTCATCAACAAGCTCGGCGTTGGTGACAAGCAAGTGACCTACCAACCGCTTTATTTCACCGCCTTCGCACGTGCCGACAAACGCGTTGACAACTTCGGGGAAGGAGACCAAGGAGGGCCTCTTAACGGTGCTTTCTTCCAAAACATTGCGAGCAGCAATGTTCGCTTTGTGCTCGACGGATCAGGCTCCATGAGTGCCTGTGTGATGTGGGGCGATGGCTACGGGGCCTGGAGAACCTTCTACGATCCAAACAAGAAGAGATATCGCGATACTCGAAAAATTTGCGCACTGACAAGAATGGAGGCTCTTATCAGTGAGATGACAATGATCCTAGAACAATTGCCAGACAACACGAATATCGGGATCGCAGCTTTTAGCTCTGGCAGCTACCAAAACAATAAAGAGTGGGCAGAATCGTCCGACGGTTTGGTTCGCCTAGGCGACGCCGGCAAACGTGATTCAGCCTTGGCATTTGTGAACAGTCTTGATGCAGGAAAAGTCAGCAGATGGGGAGGAACAGACCCGTGGTTATCCATTGAAAATGTCTTCAACGACAAACAAACCGATACCCTTTATCTACTCACCGACGGCGAACCCGATCAAGACCCTGATGGTGGAGACTGGAAGAACAACGATCATGAGCCCACGGCCATTAAATACGCTGAATTCAACAACAACAGAAGTTACGGAGGCAAGGATCAACCGCTGATCGTTAACACCACATCAGTGGATTTAAAATCCAACTGGCTGATGAAGCTTTCAGAATTAACACGCGGTACTTATCTGGAAGTCGGGAAAGACAACAACGGCCATGGAAATAATCTCGGAGATTGTGACCCAAGCAATCCAAGCGCGAACTTCGATCACTGCAACGACGCAGACGACATTGAACTCAACGGAGGCCAAACGCCTTGA
- the lepA gene encoding translation elongation factor 4 produces MTDAPVSRIRNFCIIAHIDHGKSTLADRLLQDTGTVANRDMQDQFLDNMDLERERGITIKLQAARMNYTAADGEEYVLNLIDTPGHVDFSYEVSRSLQACEGALLVVDASQGVEAQTLANVYLALDNDLEIIPVLNKIDLPGADPDRIKEEVEAIIGLDCSNAIPCSAKTGMGVPEILQAVVDRVPPPKDAVEEPTKALIFDSYYDPYRGVIVYFRVMSGRINCKDKVLLMASKKTYELDEIGIMAPDQKKVDELHAGEVGYLAASIKAVADARVGDTITLVNAPADEPLPGYTEAKPMVFCGLFPTEADQYPDLRDALDKLQLSDAALKYEPETSSAMGFGFRCGFLGLLHMEIVQERLEREYDLDLIVTAPSVIYKVNMIDGSEVMVDNPATLPDPQKRESIEEPYVKMEIYAPNEYNGALMGLCQERRGEYIDMKYITTDRVTLIYELPLAEVVTDFFDQMKTRTQGYASMEYSLIGYRKNQLVRLDVLINGDRADALTTIVHQDKAYNVGKALVEKLKELIPRQQFKIPIQASIGSRIIASTSISAIRKDVLAKCYGGDISRKKKLLKKQAKGKKRMKAMGKVDVPQEAFMAVLKLNDGGGS; encoded by the coding sequence ATGACCGACGCCCCCGTCTCACGGATCCGCAACTTCTGCATCATTGCCCACATCGACCACGGCAAGTCGACCCTGGCCGACCGCTTGCTGCAGGACACGGGCACCGTGGCCAACCGGGACATGCAGGACCAGTTCCTGGACAACATGGATCTGGAACGGGAGCGGGGGATCACGATCAAGCTCCAGGCCGCCCGGATGAACTACACGGCGGCCGATGGGGAGGAGTACGTCCTCAACCTGATCGACACCCCTGGGCACGTTGACTTCTCCTATGAGGTGAGCCGCAGCCTTCAGGCCTGTGAAGGGGCCTTGTTGGTGGTGGATGCCAGCCAGGGCGTGGAAGCTCAGACCCTGGCCAACGTGTATCTGGCGCTGGACAACGATCTCGAGATCATCCCGGTGCTCAACAAGATCGACCTGCCCGGTGCGGATCCGGATCGGATCAAGGAGGAAGTCGAGGCGATCATCGGCCTCGATTGCAGCAACGCCATCCCCTGCTCGGCCAAGACGGGCATGGGTGTGCCCGAGATCCTGCAGGCGGTGGTGGACCGGGTGCCCCCGCCGAAGGATGCGGTGGAGGAACCCACCAAGGCCCTGATTTTCGACTCCTATTACGACCCCTACCGGGGCGTGATCGTCTACTTCCGGGTGATGAGTGGCCGGATCAACTGCAAAGACAAAGTGCTGTTGATGGCCAGCAAGAAGACCTATGAGCTCGATGAGATCGGGATCATGGCGCCGGATCAGAAGAAGGTGGATGAGCTCCATGCCGGTGAGGTGGGCTACCTGGCGGCGTCCATCAAGGCTGTGGCTGATGCCCGTGTGGGCGACACGATCACCCTGGTGAATGCACCGGCAGATGAGCCCTTGCCCGGTTACACCGAGGCCAAGCCGATGGTGTTCTGCGGCCTGTTCCCCACTGAGGCTGATCAGTACCCCGATCTGCGCGATGCCCTCGACAAACTGCAGCTGTCTGATGCGGCGTTGAAGTACGAGCCGGAAACCAGCAGTGCCATGGGCTTTGGTTTCCGCTGCGGCTTCCTGGGCCTGCTCCATATGGAGATCGTGCAGGAGCGGCTTGAGCGCGAATACGACCTCGATCTGATCGTCACCGCGCCATCGGTGATCTACAAGGTGAACATGATCGATGGTTCCGAGGTGATGGTGGACAACCCCGCCACGCTTCCCGATCCGCAAAAGCGTGAGTCGATCGAAGAGCCCTACGTGAAGATGGAGATCTATGCACCGAATGAATACAACGGCGCGCTGATGGGCCTCTGCCAGGAACGGCGTGGTGAATACATCGATATGAAGTACATCACCACCGATCGGGTGACGTTGATCTACGAATTGCCGCTAGCGGAAGTGGTGACCGACTTCTTCGATCAGATGAAGACGCGCACCCAGGGCTATGCCTCAATGGAATACAGCCTGATTGGCTACCGCAAGAACCAGCTGGTGCGCCTTGATGTGCTGATTAACGGAGATCGGGCCGATGCCCTCACCACGATCGTTCACCAAGACAAGGCCTACAACGTGGGCAAAGCGCTGGTGGAGAAACTCAAGGAACTGATCCCCCGCCAGCAGTTCAAGATTCCGATTCAGGCTTCGATCGGCAGCCGAATCATTGCTTCCACCAGCATCAGCGCCATCCGTAAGGATGTGCTCGCCAAGTGCTACGGCGGCGATATCTCTCGGAAGAAGAAACTGCTGAAGAAGCAGGCCAAGGGCAAGAAACGGATGAAGGCGATGGGCAAGGTCGATGTGCCCCAGGAGGCCTTCATGGCGGTGCTGAAGCTAAATGATGGTGGGGGGAGCTGA
- a CDS encoding Nif11-like leader peptide family natural product precursor: MSGQKQLLGFLARVRSDVKLQEQLVTFRVDQWGDTHLPLDIDLDAVIALAAETGFHFDRADVVVSQCCQLERFASYEMENAFVARRYLAKIQMQIDREGTPEEPLSYYVS, from the coding sequence ATGAGTGGTCAAAAGCAGCTTCTGGGTTTTCTCGCCAGGGTACGTTCGGATGTCAAGTTGCAGGAGCAACTTGTCACGTTTCGCGTGGACCAATGGGGAGACACCCATTTGCCTCTCGACATTGACCTGGATGCAGTCATTGCCCTGGCGGCTGAGACTGGCTTCCATTTCGATCGTGCCGATGTGGTGGTAAGCCAGTGCTGTCAGCTGGAGCGTTTTGCTTCTTATGAGATGGAAAATGCTTTTGTGGCCCGTCGCTATTTGGCCAAGATCCAGATGCAGATTGACCGGGAAGGAACGCCGGAGGAGCCCCTCAGCTACTACGTGAGCTGA